The following are encoded together in the Oscarella lobularis chromosome 10, ooOscLobu1.1, whole genome shotgun sequence genome:
- the LOC136191950 gene encoding RNA-binding protein MEX3B-like — protein MVSLASPYYMEMAMERGGGGNLEDGVALQLALELSRLNVNSPDSSLPPPPLSSGIPIVNGASGNVSGTDSMYDGLLRVKSNNTTECVAVPSSEHVAEIVGRQGCKIKALRAKTNTYIKTPVRGEDPVFVVTGRREDVAMAKREILAAAEHFSQIRATRKASTSQSPPLASPAFGSNPTSSTTTTTSTNGGAGGAGFANGASIAPPNGLVNGENQVTIKVRVPYRVVGLVVGPKGATIKRIQQLTNTYIITPSRDKEPCFEVTGTPENAEIAKREIESYIALRTGGSVDGSSDDGVDYPLSPSSADFNGPLTPDPIYTSAAHHFSTIREAQMNNRSGHFGGNGGGGGNGRDTASAGTSGNGGQGVGGSGTGGIFFRSKSPSSSASSQNFGPFPFKSSSASGLHGLDDGFAVNGFDMAYDPRPPTSSIWAYGSRGGGGGGGGGGGGFGSENSAFGPPRRQHQTFEDSLHGSGGPGVGMMMGGRGRPTLGRAVSEPFGTGLSLMGIPTAVPNPVTGTGLDIGTVAEIPVKNGGGGGGGGSQGSGSVGPSSGASSRQSPTDGSGKGRECNGCGVRQIVAALVPCGHNLWCMECAESIRTDQQVCPVCQKDITTVLRIIHN, from the exons ATGGTATCGCTCGCTTCCCCTTATTACATGGAAATGGCAATGGAAAGAGGAGGTGGCGGCAATCTCGAAGACGGCGTGGCACTTCAATTGGCGCTCGAGCTCTCGCGTCTCAACGTAAACAGTCCCGACAgttcgctgccgccgccgccgctctcgtCGGGAATTCCGATCGTCAACGGAGCGAGCGGTAACGTCAGCGGGACCGATTCGATGTACGACGGCTTGCTGCGCGTCAAATCGAACAACACGACCGAGTGCGTCGCCGTGCCGAGTTCGGAAcacgtcgccgaaatcgtcgGACGACAAG GCTGCAAAATCAAGGCGTtgcgagcgaagacgaacacgtacatcaagacgccCGTGCGCGGCGAAGATCCGGTCTTCGTCGTGACGGGCCGACGCGAAGACGTGGCCATGGCGAAACGAGAAatcctcgccgccgccgaacaCTTCTCGCAGATACGCGCCACCcgaaaagcgtcgacgtcccaatcgccgccgctcgccTCGCCCGCTTTCGGTTCCaatccgacgtcgtcgacgacgacgacgacgtcgacgaacggcggcgcGGGCGGCGCGGGCTTCGCGAACGGCGCGAGCATCGCGCCGCCGAACGGACTCGTCAACGGCGAAAATCAGGTCACGATCAAAGTTCGCGTTCCCTATCGGGTCgtcggtctcgtcgtcggaccGAAAGGCGCGACGATCAAGCGCATTCAACAGTTGACGAACACGTACATCAtcacgccgtcgcgcgacaAGGAGCCCTGCTTCGAAGTGACCGGAACGCCGGAAAACGCCGAGATAGCGAAACGCGAAATCGAGAGCTACATCGCCTTGCGCACGGGCGGCTCCGTCGACGGgtcgtccgacgacggcgtcgactatccgctttcgccgtcgagcgCCGATTTCAATGGGCCTCTCACGCCCGATCCCATCTACACGTCGGCGGCTCATCACTTTTCGACTATACGCGAAGCGCAGATGAACAATCGTTCGGGTCATTttggcggcaacggcggcggcggcggtaaCGGACGTGATACCGCCTCTGCGGGAACCAGCGGAAACGGTGGCCAAGGTGTCGGTGGAAGTGGAACCGGTGGAATATTCTTTcgatcgaaatcgccgtcgtcttcggcgtcgtcgcagaACTTTGGTCCTTTTCCCTTCAAGAGTTCTTCCGCTTCCGGTTTGCACGGCCTGGACGACGGTTTTGCTGTGAACGGATTCGACATGGCCTATGATCCTCGTCCGCCCACTTCGTCCATATGGGCATATGGAagtcgcggcggcggtggcggtggcggcggcggcggcggcggtttcgGTAGCGAGAACAGCGCGTTCGGACCACCGCGTCGACAGCATCAAACATTCGAGGATTCGCTCCACGGGAGTGGCGGCCCCGGCGTGGGAATGATGATGGGTGGACGCGGACGTCCCACGTTGGGCCGCGCCGTCTCGGAGCCATTTGGCACAGGACTGAGTTTGATGGGTATCCCGACAGCGGTGCCAAATCCCGTCACTGGAACTGGACTCGACATAGGAACGGTGGCGGAAATTCCCGTGaagaacggcggcggcggcggcggcggagggagTCAGGGAAGCGGCAGCGTCGGGCCGTCTAGCGGTGCGTCATCGCGCCAATCGCCCACCGACGGGAGCGGAAAAGGGAGAGAATGCAACGGATGCGGCGTTCGGCAGATTGTCGCCGCTCTTGTTCCGTGCGGTCACAATCTGTGGTGTATGGAGTGTGCGGAGAGTATTCGCACTGATCAGCAGGTCTGTCCAGTGTGTCAGAAAGACATTACGACCGTGTTGCGCATCATCCACAACTGA
- the LOC136191949 gene encoding conserved oligomeric Golgi complex subunit 1-like, giving the protein MATAGQIWNREEDTSRLFQNHTIDEIRQIEKKIRNDIEKKKEDLRQMVGERYPELIDAADTITEMSRSSADIVGSVDRMHGQCRELKETHQCRGIITECEKERSTARDNYEMACHLKFLVDTPEKIWTALDSERHLEAASLYLKAQKIVKSNGEDQRLGRILPRFPILQQQWTSVSHFKDVILQASKQLLQSYSGESQTIAESLCAILLLEESTPRQVFTEFLVARKAAIQALFHTSQRAASVKSQICSVASILVSTVVQIDAIFNRPSQSDAKCFLLEVMSTRAKEAVASHFILSWSNSLSISVLHSSCQEWMATCLQDVKNGLQILLAYITSIKSLTSIRDAVYALLLDIKNDIASNRSDKLSNWQTACLAVVGRRISIWDEFVRPLVVKRIEEIISERFAVLTETAKRLTKDALERIVQSTIDRDVSAFVWSESGAGGTSLQCQARGCAPMIREICLGVESHLNEITTDIGLFLDGPSRTSGGGDDDNDNDDLMPSSADKDVPFDCLADDSHLKTFTHTQSCRFVETWTEWMETELGSMHDEILYYGADHAGLVQGVDAIDRCLFLGRLCHSLLNESSSLRHLITDTVGQEAKRARRGAKSSQSAEIASSTDLGVRVTDQLRHVYASSYRSWIEWINRIVTEHLELWLSEGGSEAWLSATSAWEEIRVREESEGGAEIESKIQLPFQVSGPVFSFLFALCQEIGRASSYSLEKSIKDELINTVYNEIVSRFERLRIDVGDDLTQRQAVQWMFDLRFVTELLGGKVEKAVRDVHAWLESRIDPFDLSVFQPFLDSNLSKHIQRASVMLGPVHKGDSWNKRATTMTTTTTSGAHDQHNVLALTQGVPRFTLLPHHHHRRHHQTTNHTTPTPTPKRLHRGTGNSAGADETATPQLGSLLLQGFFRVSRMNVSARQTDTTDTGKLMHI; this is encoded by the exons ATGGCGACTGCAG GACAAATATGGAACAGAGAGGAAGATACGAGTCGATTGTTTCAAAATCACACGATCGACGAAATACGACAaatcgagaagaaaattcg GAATGAcatcgaaaagaagaaagaagacctTCGACAGATGGTCGG CGAACGCTATCCGGAAttgatcgacgccgccgatACGATAACGGAGATGAGCCGCTCTTCGGCAGAC ATTGTCGGTTCGGTCGATCGGATGCACGGGCAGTGTCGGGAGTTGAAAGAAACGCACCAATGTCGTGGAATTATTACGGAGTGTGAAAAGGAGAG GTCTACAGCTCGAGACAATTACGAAATGGCCTGTCACTTGAAATTTCTAGTCGACACGCCGGAAAAG ATTTGGACGGCGTTGGATAGTGAGCGACATTTGGAAGCGGCTTCTTTGTACCTAAAAGCGCAGAAAATCGTGAAATCGAATGGCGAGGATCAGCGACTCGGACGAATTCTT CCGCGTTTTCCCATTCTTCAACAGCAGTGGACGTCTGTGAGCCACTTCAAAGATGTTATACTTCAG GCGAGCAAGCAATTGCTTCAAAGCTACTCGGGCGAATCTCAG ACAATAGCGGAATCGTTGTGTGCAATCCTTCTCTTGGAGGAGTCGACGCCGAGACAGGTCTTCACCGAATTCCTTGTGGCTCGAAAG GCGGCTATTCAAGCTTTGTTTCATACAAGCCAACGAG CTGCGAGCGTCAAGTCGCAGATTTGTTCCGTGGCTTCGATTCTCGTGTCTACGGTCGTTCAAATCGATGCGATTTTCAACCGGCCAAGTCAATCAG ATGCGAAGTGTTTCCTCCTCGAGGTCATGTCGACTCGTGCCAAGGAAGCCGTTGCCTCTCACTTCATTCTATCGTGGTCGAATTCTCTGTCGATTAGCGTTCTGCATTCCAGCTGCCAGGAATGGATGGCAAC GTGCTTGCAAGATGTGAAGAACGGGTTGCAGATCCTTTTAGCCTATATCACGTCGATTAAGAGCTTGACTAGCATTAGAGATGCCGTTTACGCTCTCCTGCTCGACATCAAG AATGACATCGCTTCGAATCGCTCTGACAAATTATCGAACTGGCAGACCGCCTGTCTGGCCGTCGTCGGCAGACGAATCTCAATATGGGACGAGTTCGTTCGTCCGTTGGTGGTGAAGCGTATTGAG GAAATCATTTCGGAGCGGTTCGCCGTTttgacggagacggcgaagcgTCTGACGAAAGACGCTCTGGAACGAATCGTTcaatcgacgatcgatcgcgacgtGTCCGCGTTTGTCTGGTCGGAATCGGGCGCTGGCGGAACGTCTCTGCAGTGCCAAGCGCGCGGATGCGCGCCTATGATTCGCGA AATCTGTTTGGGCGTCGAGTCTCACTTGAACGAAATCACAACGGATATTGGGCTCTTTTTGGACGGTCCCAGTCGTACgtctggcggcggcgacgacgacaacgacaacgacgacttgATGCCGTCTTCCGCCGATAAG GACGTTCCGTTCGATTGCCTTGCGGACGACAGTCATCTGAAGACTTTTACGCACACGCAGTCgtgtcgtttcgtcgaaac TTGGACGGAATGGATGGAGACGGAACTCGGATCGATGCACGACGAAATTCTCTATTACGGCGCTGATCATGCAGGTCTCGTTCAGGGAGTAGACGCGATTGACAG GTGCCTCTTTCTGGGTCGCCTGTGTCACTCGCTTCTGAACGAATCATCGAGCTTACGTCATCTGATAACGGACACTGTCGGTCAGGAGGCAAAGAG AGCGAGGCGTGGAGCTAAATCGAGTCAGAGCGCGGAAATAGCGTCATCTACAG ATTTGGGCGTTCGAGTGACGGATCAGCTGCGTCACGTATACGCGTCGTCGTACCG ATCGTGGATCGAATGGATCAATCGTATTGTGACCGAACACTTGGAACTGTGGTTATCGGAGGGGGGCAGCGAAGCCTGGCTCAGCGCGACGAGC GCATGGGAGGAAATTAGAGTGCGTGAAGAGAGCGAAGGGGGTGCAGAAATTGAATCGAAAATACAGCTTCCCTTTCAG GTATCTGGCCccgttttctccttcctTTTCGCGCTCTGTCAGGAGATCGGTCGAGCGAGTAGCTACTCATTAGAAAA GTCAATCAAGGACGAGCTCATTAATACGGTTTACAACGAAATCGTGTCGCGTTTCGAGCGTCTtcggatcgacgtcggcgacgacctGACCCAACGTCAGGCCGTCCAGTGGATGTTCGATCTACGCTTCGTTACGGAGTTGCTTGGCGGGAAG GTCGAAAAAGCGGTTCGCGATGTACACGCGTGGCTCGAGTCGCGCATCGATCCCTTCGACTTGAGCGTATTCCAACCGTTTCTCGATTCAAATCTCTCGAAGCACATTCAACGGGCTTCG GTTATGCTCGGACCCGTCCACAAAGGCGACTCGTGGAACAAACGcgcgacgacaatgacgactacgacgacgagcggcgcGCACGATCAACACAATGTGCTCGCTTTGACTCAGGGGGTCCCTCGTTTTACTCTCTTAccccatcatcatcatcgtcgtcatcatcagacgacgaatcatacgacgccgacgccgacgccgaagcgGCTTCATCGGGGCACCGGGAATTCCGCTGGCGCGGACGAGACG gcCACTCCCCAATTGGGATCCCTGTTGCTGCAGGGGTTCTTCCGCGTCTCCCGGATGAACGTTTCCGCCCGCCAAACCGATACGACGGATACCGGGAAATTGATGCATATCTGA
- the LOC136191952 gene encoding uncharacterized protein → MKFTLFLVASALLLLRINARSTKIAKRAVCRAKNPMTPDAIIASLKSPNSQYVIETRYAGVANTRVDVSAAGLQACDYTQMTTQAALATAKKLGYNSSLCPTTYLCNIQPGRVPETILFAENLQYECACGLGQCEYSYIGQEVSEDVCDSTLGMTVRKDYIIPVRIAGRCVFRENYKKYQGNFMKCVGFNSPPSAYGVK, encoded by the exons ATGAAATTCACTTTGTTCCTG GTTGCATCGGCGCTCCTACTCCTTCGAATCAACGCACGCAGCACTAAAATCGCCAAGCGCGCCGTCTGCCGAGCAAAAAACCCTATGACGCCCGACGCTATAATTGCCTCTCTAAAGTCTCCCAACTCGCAATACGTCATAGAGACTCGCTACGCCGGCGTCGCCAATACGCGAGTGGACGTGAGCGCGGCCGGGCTGCAGGCGTGCGACTACACACAAATGACAACGCAGGCCGCGCTCGCTACAGCGAAAAAACTCGGCTACAACAGTTCGTTGTGTCCCACAACGTATCTGTGCAATATCCAACCGGGGCGCGTGCCCGAAACGATTCTCTTCGCCGAGAATCTTCAGTACGAATGCGCGTGCGGACTCGGCCAATGCGAGTATTCGTATATCGGCCAGGAAGTGTCCGAGGACGTGTGCGACTCTACGTTGGGAATGACGGTCCGGAAAGACTATATCATTCCCGTTCGAATTGCTGGTCGCTGCGTTTTCAGGGAGAACTACAAGAAGTATCAAGGCAATTTTATGAAATGTGTCGGGTTCAATTCGCCACCTTCTGCGTACGGAGTGAAATAG
- the LOC136191947 gene encoding A disintegrin and metalloproteinase with thrombospondin motifs 9-like, whose translation MRRGRRLDIAATIIDRVTPPIQFTWTLPDGTVLRRGERSGRFRVLDDYTLRITDVTFDDDGPYRAAVTNIGGSATETTVLTVIDYSWRVREFGDCSRTCGNMGVRGQRVVCWNEKTRSREDNDLHCTVEPRPTSPPPASCNREDCPPEWEMTGRFGECSATCEGTQTEVIVCKQLRRNGDVIDVADNRCPQPKPMGQSRGCPGSPVVSCIIAPEFIDTPPDPGLRDLTKDQTYIIRQRAEILAGNRICVEAPLKDGTGIPRDQTFTRWVLPDGTVLQQGDSSDRVEVSEDGTLCINFANERHTGTYKAIVENAAGKDEAETPIQVFRSPSIILEVDQTTGGSRVYPPSRTQALRVVPQDLVTLDCNATGTPPPTVVWFRNGEEIDPTSRRFNALPDGRLQINDVSLDDSANYTCRATNRLGEDVTTLTLTVEQPQARWVVVREPCSATCGLGTRLVVSECRNRTNDAVLPLENCAGQQRPIHFREDCKDADCEGVWVVGPFGDCSASCDGVRRRDVFCEAETSPGRTEIVDDSQCPGIQPPALESCGFGIDACPLYLWDVTAYSDCSVRCGSGTQSRNVTCIQRTSDGEQVVSDSNCFSRLGRMPRTVESCTRVCTYEPGPWGPCNFDSVYSCGDGTQSRTLTCRDSEGNAIDGRFCEEGGVQGIDSQSCYTPCQCENHQWDPSPWSGCTRSCGGGRQYRLIRCNCNVTGVPRQVNGEECAMSSTAGARPEDERSCNPEQCPCVNHRWSPGPWSDCSATCGDGVETRNITCSCYRDGVLEVDTDENRCSARASRPPNSQECRRSRCECPTATWNITTSDCSKSCGNGTRVVVSTCMCDGVPTDDLVCINDAGLSKSPAFEYCNPEECPCVNYRFQTTRFSPCNKPCGDDAVETRFVTCTCRIEGNRVTVATERCQNNGLTPPPSERSCAKPCPCDTVEYVPGPWSECTPSCDDPAVGDREQTRDLECLCTRGGVTETVENTVCDQYYWYPSRSTRSGRPRPPSRDSRPATRRPCDPCSFGWTEGRWSRCARDCRHRRTVTCIVTTNGVIVNESNCYAHSSANKPETEERCDYTGSRPPKTIWEPSAFGPCSANCGIGVKRRAVTCVDACTRERADGCRGRLRPPHLKACFEGPCDGPCRDRVSGPYCERMASKRFCDLDLNFYRCCASCRQHRS comes from the exons ATGCGTCGCGGCAGACGTTTGGAcatcgcggcgacgatcaTCGACCGAGTCACCCCGCCTATCCAGTTCACCTGGACGTTGCCCGACGGGACGGTTTTGAGGCGCGGCGAACGTAGCGGTCGATTCCGCGTCTTGGACGACTACACGCTACGAATTACCGACGTTacgtttgacgacgacggtccGTACAGGGCGGCCGTGACCAACATCGGCGGGTCGGCTACCGAAACGACGGTGCTGACTGTGATCG ATTATAGTTGGAGGGTCCGTGAATTTGGAGACTGCTCTCGCACGTGCGGTAATATGG GAGTCCGTGGGCAAAGGGTTGTTTGCTGGAACGAGAAGACTCGATCTCGGGAAGACAATGATCTTCACTGTACTGTCGAACCGCGTCCCACTAGTCCGCCGCCGGCCAGTTGCAACAGAGAAGACTGTCCACCAGA gtggGAAATGACTGGACGATTCGGTGAATGCTCGGCAACGTGCGAAGGAACTCAGACGGAGGTTATCGTTTGCAAGCAACTGCGgagaaacggcgacgtcatcgatgtCGCTGACAATCGGTGTCCTCAGCCCAAACCCATGGGACAGAGTCGGGGATGTCCTGGCTCCCCAGTCGTATCTTGCATAA TTGCTCCCGAATTCATTGATACGCCGCCAGACCCCGGTCTACGAGACCTAACTAAGGATCAAACGTATATTATTCGACAGCGAGCCGAAATTTTAGCCGGAAATCGAATCTGCGTCGAAGCTCCGTTGAAGGATGGCACGGGAATTCCGCGAGATCAAACGTTTACGCGTTGGGTGCTTCCCGACGGAACCGTATTACAGCAAGGCGACTCTTCAGATCGCGTAGAGGTTTCAGAAGATGGGACGCTGTGCATTAACTTTGCGAACGAGCGCCACACGGGTACGTACAAGGCAATTGTGGAAAATGCTGCGGGAAAAGATGAAGCCGAAACTCCCATTCAAGTTTTCA GATCTCCGTCTATTATATTGGAAGTGGACCAAACCACAGGCGGCTCAAGGGTGTATCCTCCCTCCAGAACTCAAGCACTGAGAGTGGTACCCCAGGATCTAGTCACTCTCGATTGCAACGCGACGGGAACCCCTCCGCCAACCGTTGTCTGGTTCCGCAACGGGGAGGAGATCGACCCGACGAGCCGTCGCTTCAATGCCCTTCCCGACGGGCGGCTACAGATCAACGACGTCAGCCTGGACGACTCGGCGAATTATACGTGCAGAGCGACAAACAGGCTTGGAGAAGATGTAACGACGCTCACTCTCACCGTTGAGC aaccTCAGGCTCGTTgggtcgtcgttcgcgagcCGTGCTCGGCGACGTGCGGATTGGGCACGAGACTTGTCGTGTCCGAATGCCGAAATagaacgaacgacgccgttctgcCGCTAGAGAACTGCGCCGGTCAGCAACGACCCATTCACTTTCGCGAAGATTGCAAGGACGCCGACTGCGAGGGAGT ATGGGTGGTGGGACCATTTGGTGACTGCTCCGCTTCCTGCGACGGAGTTCGAAGGCGAGACGTCTTCTGTGAAGCAGAAACATCACCAGGCCGAACGGAGATCGTTGACGACAGCCAGTGCCCAGGTATCCAACCGCCGGCACTGGAAAGTTGTGGATTTGGAATAGATGCCTGTCCCCTGTATCTATGGGATGTTACTGCCTATAGCGATTGTTCAGTCAGATGCGGTTCTGGAACGCAGTCGCGCAATGTCACCTGCATACAAcgaacgagcgacggcgagcaaGTTGTGAGCGATTCGAATTGTTTCAGTCGTTTGGGACGGATGCCTCGTACGGTTGAAAGTTGCACGCGCGTGTGCACGTATGAGCCTGGCCCGTGGGGTCCGTGTAACTTCGACTCGGTATACAGCTGCGGCGATGGCACGCAGTCGCGCACTCTGACGTGCCGTGACAGCGAAGGAAATGCCATCGACGGGCGATTTTGTGAAGAAGGAGGAGTTCAAGGCATTGATTCGCAATCGTGCTACACACCGTGCCAGTGCGAGAATCACCAGTGGGATCCTTCCCCGTGGTCGGGCTGTACAAGATCGTGTGGCGGCGGCCGTCAGTATCGCTTGATTCGATGCAACTGCAACGTCACCGGCGTTCCGCGGCAGGTCAACGGCGAGGAATGCGCGATGTCGTCAACGGCCGGAGCGCGTCCAGAGGATGAGCGGAGTTGCAATCCTGAACAATGTCCGTGCGTCAATCACAGGTGGAGCCCCGGCCCGTGGTCAGACTGCTCGGCAacgtgcggcgacggcgtggaAACGCGCAATATCACGTGCAGTTGCtatcgcgacggcgttctgGAAGTTGATACGGACGAGAACCGGTGCAGCGCAAGAGCCTCAAGGCCGCCCAACAGTCAAGAGTGTCGTCGAAGTCGCTGTGAATGTCCGACGGCCACGTGGAATATCACCACGTCGGATTGCTCGAAATCATGCGGAAACGGCacgcgcgtcgtcgtatcCACGTGCATGTGCGACGGCGTGCCGACCGACGACTTGGTGTGCATCAACGACGCCGGTCTCAGCAAATCGCCTGCGTTCGAGTATTGCAATCCCGAAGAGTGCCCGTGCGTGAATTATAGATTCCAGACGACGCGCTTTTCGCCGTGCAATAAGCcgtgcggcgacgacgctgttGAGACGCGATTCgtcacgtgcacgtgtcGCATCGAAGGCAATCGGGTCACCGTGGCGACGGAAAGGTGCCAAAACAATGGCctgacgccgccgcctaGTGAGAGATCGTGCGCCAAGCCGTGCCCGTGCGACACCGTCGAGTACGTGCCGGGACCGTGGAGCGAATGCACGCCGTCATGCGATGATCCCGCTGTCGGTGACCGCGAGCAGACACGAGATCTTGAGTGTCTCTGTACGAGAGGAGGCGTTACGGAGACGGTCGAGAATACGGTCTGCGATCAGTATTATTGGTACCCCTCTCGATCGACTCGATCCGGTCGACCGAGGCCTCCATCGAGAGACTCTCGTCCGGCTACGCGACGGCCGTGTGATCCGTGCAGTTTTGGCTGGACAGAGGGACGCTGGTCAAGA TGCGCCCGCGactgtcgtcatcgtcgtacGGTTACGTGCATTGTCACGACGAACGGAGTGATAGTGAACGAAAGCAACTGCTATGCTCACTCTTCGGCCAACAAACCAGAGACCGAGGAAAGATGCGATTACACCGGTAGCAGACCGCCAAAAACCATCTGGGAACCGTCCGCATTTGGTCCA TGTTCCGCGAATTGCGGTATTGGAGTCAAGAGGAGAGCTGTTACTTGTGTCGATGCTTGCACGCGAGAGAGAGCTGACGGGTGCCGCGGCCGCCTTCGACCTCCGCACTTAAAGGCCTGTTTCGAGGGCCCAT GCGACGGCCCGTGTAGAGACAGGGTGAGCGGCCCCTACTGCGAGAGAATGGCGAGCAAACGATTCTGTGATCTTGACCTCAATTTCTATCGCTGCTGCGCCTCCTGCCGCCAGCATCGCTCTTAG
- the LOC136192187 gene encoding titin-like, producing MTVDEVNCGHLIKPVQPPPEPCNRIPCPVPPVFVMPEPLVQMFPIPCENLDISLGQNAIIKEGQRLVIVAQLQPGAEPAPSFNWTLPSGETLRAGERVENVRVNAAGTRLTVTGIATGDAGLYIATASNSEGSATLNSTITVERFR from the exons ATGACTGTGGACGAAGTAAACTGCGGCCATTTGATAAAGCCTGTTCAGCCGCCACCGGAGCCGTGCAATCGAATTCCTTGTCCAG TGCCACCCGTGTTTGTCATGCCCGAACCTCTTGTTCAAATGTTTCCAATTCCCTGTGAAAATCTCGACATCTCGTTGGGTCAAAACGCTATCATTAAAGAGGGACAGCGCCTTGTCATTGTCGCTCAACTGCAACCGGGCGCCGAACCGGCTCCCTCGTTCAACTGGACGTTGCCCTCCGGCGAGACGCTGCGCGCCGGCGAGAGAGTGGAGAACGTGCGCGTCAACGCCGCCGGCACGCGTCTGACTGTCACTGGCATAGCGACAGGCGACGCGGGTTTGTACATCGCAACGGCGTCCAATTCCGAAGGATCAGCGACGCTGAATTCAACGATTACCGTCGAAC GATTCAGGTGA